From Clostridia bacterium:
CGAGCACCCCGCCCCAGAGGGAGAGCATCATGCCGGCGCCCGTCCCCTCATAGCCCCCGCGACGTGGGGTTCGCACCGCGACACTTCCGCGACGGCGCCTGGGTGAGGGTCTCGCACCAGCCGCACCACGCGCTCGAACACGCCGGCGGCCAGCAGCCGGTGCAACAGGGGGCGGCTTCGCAGTTCGTCCACGCTGCCGGCGTGCGCCGTCGCCAGGACGGCCACCCCGGCGCGCGCCGCGTCGAGGACGGCGACCGCGTCCTCCTCGCTGCCGATCTCGTCGGTGGCCAGAACCTGCGGCCCGAGCGCGCGCAGCGCGAGCCCCATGCCGACATGCTTGGGGCACCCGTCGACCACATCCGTGCGACGCCCGACGTCCAGCTGCGGCTCTCCGCCCCGGCACGCGGCGATCTCGCCCCGCTCGTCGACCACGACGGCGCGCCAGGGCGCGACGCCGTCCCCGTCGGAGAGGATGCGGACCAGGTCGCGCAACACGGTCGTCTTGCCGCATCCGGGCGGCGAGTAGATGAGCGTGGACCGCACGCGGAGACGGCCGTCGATGTGCGGGACGAGCGGGCGCGCCGCGCCCCGCACCGCGCGCGCCACGCGGATGTTGAGCGCGTTGAAGTCCCGCATCGTCCGCACCGCCCCGCCGTTCCACACGGCGCGCCCGGCCACGCCGACGCGGTGACCGCCCGGCAACGTGATGAACCCCTGGGCCAGCTCGGTTTCCCACGCGTAGATCGATCCGTCTGCGCAGAGCGCCAGGGTGCGCGCGATGTCCTCCGCGCTGACGACGAGGCCGTCCTCAGGCGCGGTCACCGTGCGGCCGTCCGGCGCCAGCCAGACCTCGCCCGCCACCGTGACGACATGCAACGGGCGGCCGGCGCGCAGGCGGATCTCCTGCCACGCCTCGCCAGGACCGCCCGGCGCGCGCGAGAGGGCGCATTCCACCGCGAGGCGCACGCGTCCGGCCAAGCGGGGCACGATGTTCTCGCGGACAGACGTCCGCCAGTCGGACATGGGTTCACGCTCCCTCGCAGGTCTTGTCTACCCCTGCGAGGATTCATATGAGGGCATGGCCACGGGTATGAGGGGTCAGCGGCGGGAATCCGGCCGAATCATTGGGCGGGATCGGAAAGCGTCTTCAAGCCGGCGAGACGCATCTCGCGCCGCTTGCCGGCCGCTTCCCAGAGGGCGCGGTCCAGGTCGCTGCGAGGTTCCAGCGGCGGCACGGGGGTCGGCCGGCCGTCGTCCCCGATCGCGACAAACGTGTAATACGCCGTGGTGACGCGCTCCGGCGCGGCGCTCGGCGTCTTGCGCTTCCACACCTCCGCGCGCACCTCCATGGACGTGCGGAAGGCGCGCGTGAGGTAGGTCCGCACGTTGACGATCTCGCCCACGGCGATCGGCCGCGCGAAACGGACGGAATCGACGACCGCGGTGACGGCGGGCCGGCCGGCATGGCGCGCGGCGCTGATGCCGCACAGCTTGTCGGCGATGGAAAGCACCCAGCCGGCGCGTGCGAGGCCGAGGTCATTGGCCTCGGACGGCATGCAGATCTCGGTCGTCGATTCGAAGCAGAGATGGGCCGACAGCGCCGGATCGTGCTTGGAGAAGTCCGGCTCCGGTTCCTGCGGCGCCTCAAGGCGCAGCTGGCGCCGGCGCTCGGCGCCCTCCCACAACCGGATCTCCTCCTCCGTCTCAGGGACCAGCTCGGGCATTTCCGTCGGGCGGCCGTCGTCGCCGAGCGCGACGAGCGTCAGCGTGGCGTCGCTGGTCCGCCAGCGCTTGCCCGTGAGCGGATTCTCGCCTTCGACGCGCACGACGACCTCCATGGACGTGCGGAACGTGCGCGTGCCCCGCGCCGTGAGGTGGATGCGCTCGAACGCGCGGATGCCGGCCTCGAAGCTCATCAGGTCGAAACCGGCCGTCACGACGGGCCGGCCGCTGAACCGCGAGGCCACGCGGGACGCGATGCTGTCCACGAGGCTCATGACGCGGCCGCCGAAGATGGAGTGCTGGTTGTTCAGATCCTCAGGACGGACGACGGACACAGCCTGGGCAAACGCCGCCCGAGCGGGAAGTCGCTTGCGCAGAGAAAGCCCTCCCCACGGCTCTCATCATAGCGCAGCGGCGCCCGCCGCACTCCCGCGACCTCACGCCCCGTTCGGGAAGTACGTCGCCCAACGACGGCGCACCGCCTCCAGGTGCTCGGCCGGCGGCAGGGCGACGGGCGGAAACTCGTGCTTGCGAGTCGCATCGATGGCCAGCTTGGACGCCGGCGTGGCCAGCCACTCCGCCTTCGACCGGCCGTACGGCGCCACGGAAGGGTCCAGCTCGACCGCCCGGGTGTTTCGGAAGACATGAACGTCCCGGTCGGGCTGCACGCGGTAGGCCATGGCCCACAGGACGGCCTGCGGATCGCGGATGTCGACGTCGTCGTCCACGACGACGGTGTACTTCCCCAGCGTGGGGTCGTACGCCCACGCGCCCCACATGACCTCCTGGGGCCGCGCCCAGTAGTCCTTGTGAATGGAGATCACCAAAATGGCCGCGCTGCCGGCGCACTCCAGGAGATGCACGTCCTTCACGGGCATGTGGAGGTCGCTCTTCAGGTGCTTCAGCAGCGCAACCTCCTTGCCGGCGCCCCGGATCAGGCTGGACTCGCTTGGCGGCATCTGGGACAGGAACGCCTGGAAGATGGGCTTGTGCCGGTGCGTCAGGGCCGTGACGTCGATGACGTACCCCTGGGTTTTTCTCCCGATGTACCCGGTGTACTCTCCGAACGGGCCCTCCTCCTCGGTCTCGTTTGGGCGAATCCACCCTTCGATGGTGATCTCGGCCGTCGCCGGCACAAGGAGGTCCACCGTGCGCGCGCGGACGACCTCGACCGGCTCGCCGCGGACGGCGCCGGCCACGGCCAGCTCGTCGACGCCGTACCGGATTTTTGCGACAGAGGCAAGGCCGATCGACGGGTCGGCGCCCAGGACGATCACGACCGGCGTCGGGCGACCGGCCGTGTTGTTCGCCTCGACATGGCGGCGCCCGTCGTGGCTGAAGCTGATGTTCATGAGCAGCTTCCGCGGCTCTTTGCACCAGATGCGGTACGTGCCCACGTTCTGCACGCCGGTCTCCGGATCCCTCGTGATGACGAACGGCGCGGTGAGATACGGTCCGGGGTCCTGGCCGACGGTCCACACGGGCACCGGCAGCATGGTCACGTCCGCGCGGTCGCCCTCGTACACCACCTCGTGAACCGGCCCGTCGGCGACGACACGCGGGGGTAACGGCCGCTCCTGCGCGGCCCGCCAGCGCTCCGCCACGTCTTCCAGCGGGCATTCGTTGGCGGCGGCGTAGATCGCTCGAGAACCGCCCAGCACGCCCAGCACGACGGGGATGTCGTATCCACGAACCCGCTCGAAGAACAGAGCCTTTCGCCGGTCTTCCGGAACGGTCTGGAAATAGTGACGGGCGACCGCCACCAGCTCCCAGTCCTTGTCCACCTCGGCGGTGATCCGTTGCAGCCGCCCCATGCGCTCCAGCGCACTTAGAAACGCGCGCAGATCAGCGTACGGCATGACCGTCGCCCCGTTCCGCCGCCTGTTCAAGCCGGTGCAACACCGCCGCGGCCACCTCGAACAGGGCCGGGTCGTCGATGCGGCGGGGCCGCGGCAGGTCCGGTCGGATCTCCCCCACCACCCGGCCGGGACGGGGGGACAGCACGACGATGCGGTCGGCGAGGAATGCCGCCTCGGTCGCGTTGTGCGTGACGAACAGGACCGTCGCCCCCGACGACGCCCACATCGCCGCCAGGTCCTGACGCATGCGGCGGGCGGTCAGCTCGTCGAGCGAGCCGAACGGCTCGTCCATGAGGAGCAGGTCCGGGCGGATGGCGAACGCCCGCGCGAGCGCCACCCGCTGGCGCATTCCGCCGGACAGCTGGTCCGGGAAGTGGTCCGCGAACCCTGCGAGCCCCACTCGGT
This genomic window contains:
- the spoIIIAA gene encoding stage III sporulation protein AA, which codes for MSDWRTSVRENIVPRLAGRVRLAVECALSRAPGGPGEAWQEIRLRAGRPLHVVTVAGEVWLAPDGRTVTAPEDGLVVSAEDIARTLALCADGSIYAWETELAQGFITLPGGHRVGVAGRAVWNGGAVRTMRDFNALNIRVARAVRGAARPLVPHIDGRLRVRSTLIYSPPGCGKTTVLRDLVRILSDGDGVAPWRAVVVDERGEIAACRGGEPQLDVGRRTDVVDGCPKHVGMGLALRALGPQVLATDEIGSEEDAVAVLDAARAGVAVLATAHAGSVDELRSRPLLHRLLAAGVFERVVRLVRDPHPGAVAEVSRCEPHVAGAMRGRAPA
- a CDS encoding acyl-CoA thioesterase is translated as MSVVRPEDLNNQHSIFGGRVMSLVDSIASRVASRFSGRPVVTAGFDLMSFEAGIRAFERIHLTARGTRTFRTSMEVVVRVEGENPLTGKRWRTSDATLTLVALGDDGRPTEMPELVPETEEEIRLWEGAERRRQLRLEAPQEPEPDFSKHDPALSAHLCFESTTEICMPSEANDLGLARAGWVLSIADKLCGISAARHAGRPAVTAVVDSVRFARPIAVGEIVNVRTYLTRAFRTSMEVRAEVWKRKTPSAAPERVTTAYYTFVAIGDDGRPTPVPPLEPRSDLDRALWEAAGKRREMRLAGLKTLSDPAQ
- a CDS encoding UbiD family decarboxylase, which produces MPYADLRAFLSALERMGRLQRITAEVDKDWELVAVARHYFQTVPEDRRKALFFERVRGYDIPVVLGVLGGSRAIYAAANECPLEDVAERWRAAQERPLPPRVVADGPVHEVVYEGDRADVTMLPVPVWTVGQDPGPYLTAPFVITRDPETGVQNVGTYRIWCKEPRKLLMNISFSHDGRRHVEANNTAGRPTPVVIVLGADPSIGLASVAKIRYGVDELAVAGAVRGEPVEVVRARTVDLLVPATAEITIEGWIRPNETEEEGPFGEYTGYIGRKTQGYVIDVTALTHRHKPIFQAFLSQMPPSESSLIRGAGKEVALLKHLKSDLHMPVKDVHLLECAGSAAILVISIHKDYWARPQEVMWGAWAYDPTLGKYTVVVDDDVDIRDPQAVLWAMAYRVQPDRDVHVFRNTRAVELDPSVAPYGRSKAEWLATPASKLAIDATRKHEFPPVALPPAEHLEAVRRRWATYFPNGA
- a CDS encoding ABC transporter ATP-binding protein, whose protein sequence is MAVLVTLRAVSVRYATEAGVTWALRDIELRVERGQFVCLVGPSGCGKTTLLKVVAGLVNPTSGEVALDGAGRLRLGYVFQEPRLLPWATALENVTLPLIDGRYALASREEALRAGAEWLDRVGLAGFADHFPDQLSGGMRQRVALARAFAIRPDLLLMDEPFGSLDELTARRMRQDLAAMWASSGATVLFVTHNATEAAFLADRIVVLSPRPGRVVGEIRPDLPRPRRIDDPALFEVAAAVLHRLEQAAERGDGHAVR